In Jannaschia sp. W003, the genomic stretch CCGAGGCGCCAGGCGCGCGGGCGAGGAAGCGGAAGGCGATGTCGCCGGTGCCGCCCGCCACGTCGAGGAGGCGCTGGCCGGGCCGGGGCGCCAGCCAGTCCATCATCGCGTCCTTCCAGGCGCGGTGGATGCCCAAGGACATGGCGTCGTTCATCACGTCGTACTTCGAGGCCACCGAGGTGAACACGCCGTGCACCAGACGCGCCTTCGCGTCCTCGTCCACCTCGCGGGCACCGAAATGGGTGCGCCGCGGCCCCGACTGCTCTGCCATCTTGCGATCCTCGTCCTGCGGCCCTTCATGTAGGGGGCGCCCCCGGCCCTTACAGGCCGCCCCCCGGGGCCTGCAACGCGACCGAACGGCCCGAGGTCCCCCGCCATGCCCGAGCTTCCCGAAGTCGAGACCGTGCGCCGCGGCCTCGCCCCCGCCCTGGAGGGCGCGACGATCACGCGCGCCGAGCTGCGCCGGGACGGCCTGCGCTGGCCCTTCCCGCCCCGCATGGCCGAGCGGCTGGAGGGCGCGCGGGTGGAGCGGCTCGACCGCCGCTCGAAGTACCTGCTGGCCCATCTGGACACGGGCGAGACGCTGATCGTGCACCTCGGCATGTCGGGCCGCATGGTGGTCGACGCGGCTCAGGGGGGCGAGGCGGAGCGGCCCGGCGACTTCCACCGCGAGGCGGGCTGGCTGCCGCAGCACGACCACGTGGTGCTCCATACGGACGCCTACCGCGTGACCTACAACGACGCGCGCCGCTTCGGGGCGATGGACCTGCACGCGACCGCCGCCCTCGCCGATCACCCGCTGCTGGCGCGGCTCGGCCCCGAGCCGCTGGGCAACGCCTTCCACGAGGACCACCTCGTGGCCGCCTTCCGGGGCAAGCGGACGCCGGTGAAGGCGGCGCTCCTCGACCAGCGCGTGGTGGCGGGCCTCGGCAACATCTACGTCTGCGAGGCGCTGCACCGGGCCGGCATCGCCCCCACGCGCGCGGCCGGCCGCATCGCCGCGGCCCGCGTGGCCGCCCTCGTGCCCATCGTGCGCGACGTGCTGCGCGAGGCGATCGCGGCAGGCGGATCCTCCTTGCGCGACCACCGGCAGGCCGACGGCACCCTGGGCTACTTCCAGCACGGCTTCGCCGTCTACGACCGCGAGGGGCACGCCTGTCCCCGCGAGGGCTGCGGCGGTGTGGTGCGGCGCATCCCCCAGGGCGGGCGCTCCACGTTCCACTGTCCCGCCTGCCAGAGATGACTTGCCAACCCCGCCCGGGCGGGGCACCCCTGCGGGCCAACGGCACCCTGGGGGACGACGGATGGGCTTTGAGACGCTGAAGGTCGAGACGGCCGACCACGTGACGGTGATCCGGCTGCATCGCCCCGACGCGATGAACGCGCTCAACTCCGTGCTCCTGGGCGAGCTGGCCAAGGCGCTGCGCGCGGCGCAGGCCGATGCCAAGGTGCGCTGCATCGTGCTCACCGGCTCCGACAAGGCCTTCGCGGCGGGCGCCGACATCAAGGAGATGTCGGGCAAAAGCTTCACGGACGTCTTCATGGGCGATCTGTTCGGGGCCGAGACGGACGCGATCATGGCGGTGCGCAAGCCGATCATCGCCGCGGTCGCCGGCTACGCCTTGGGCGGCGGCTGCGAGCTGGCGATGATGTGCGACTTCATCATCGCCGCCGACACCGCGAAGTTCGGCCAGCCCGAGATCAACCTCGGCGTGGTGGCCGGCATCGGCGGCACCCAGCGGCTGACCCACGCGGTGGGCAAGGCCAAGTCCATGGACATGCACCTGACGGGGCGGATGATGGGCGCCGAGGAGGCCGAGCGCTCCGGGCTCGTCAGCCGCGTGGTGCCGGCCAAGAAGCTCCTGGAGGAGGCGACCGCGGCGGCCGCCAAGATCGCCGAGAAGTCGATGGTCACGGTGCAGGCCGTGAAGGACTGCGTGAACGCGAGCCAGGAGATGGGCCTGTCGCAGGGTCTCCTCCTCGAGCGCCGCCTCTTCGCGGGCCTGTTCGGCACCGAGGACCAGAAGGAGGGCATGGCCGCCTTCATCGAGAAGCGCGAGCCGCAGTTCCGCGACCGCTAGAGCGGCTCCCCTCCGACCGGACCTCTTCGGCTCCCTTCCTGCCCTCAATTTGATATGAATACCGAGGGGGTCCGCAGGCTCCCCGGGATCGGTCCAGTGGACCGATCCGCCTGCGGACGGGCGAAGCCCCGGACGGCGCCGAAGGCGGCGGGGGCGGAGCCCCTAACCCCGCTCTCGAGAGACGACCGCCCGTATGCACGGGGGGTGTGCGCGGGGTGCACGCGGGGTGCCCCCCCCCCCCGCTTTCGCTCCTGGCGTTCGCGCCTCGGACCGATCCGTCCGGCTTCGCCGGACCGGCGCTCACCCCCGCAGCCGGGGCTTCCCTTTCCCGCCCGCCCGCGCTATGCGCCCCGCCATCATGCGCGTGAGGCCCGCTCTGGCCGGACGACCGGTGTTCCGAACCCGGCTCGATGGGGTGTCCCGCGCGACCAGTCTGCATGCCCCGTCCGGGGCCGGAACCCGAAGGAACGTCCCATGGCGAACACGCCCCAGGCCAAGAAGCGCGCCCGTCAGAACG encodes the following:
- the mutM gene encoding bifunctional DNA-formamidopyrimidine glycosylase/DNA-(apurinic or apyrimidinic site) lyase; the encoded protein is MPELPEVETVRRGLAPALEGATITRAELRRDGLRWPFPPRMAERLEGARVERLDRRSKYLLAHLDTGETLIVHLGMSGRMVVDAAQGGEAERPGDFHREAGWLPQHDHVVLHTDAYRVTYNDARRFGAMDLHATAALADHPLLARLGPEPLGNAFHEDHLVAAFRGKRTPVKAALLDQRVVAGLGNIYVCEALHRAGIAPTRAAGRIAAARVAALVPIVRDVLREAIAAGGSSLRDHRQADGTLGYFQHGFAVYDREGHACPREGCGGVVRRIPQGGRSTFHCPACQR
- a CDS encoding enoyl-CoA hydratase-related protein, which encodes MGFETLKVETADHVTVIRLHRPDAMNALNSVLLGELAKALRAAQADAKVRCIVLTGSDKAFAAGADIKEMSGKSFTDVFMGDLFGAETDAIMAVRKPIIAAVAGYALGGGCELAMMCDFIIAADTAKFGQPEINLGVVAGIGGTQRLTHAVGKAKSMDMHLTGRMMGAEEAERSGLVSRVVPAKKLLEEATAAAAKIAEKSMVTVQAVKDCVNASQEMGLSQGLLLERRLFAGLFGTEDQKEGMAAFIEKREPQFRDR